The Catenuloplanes niger genome includes a window with the following:
- a CDS encoding serine hydrolase domain-containing protein: MRSDIEEACRRIGAHVRRDSRYAHTSHLRVLAGGAVVWDEHFGGPRVADVFSVTKTVVATVAGLAARAGRLPDLDSAVRDVLPPVPAGQTWRHLLSMTRGAATTPPWDEDTIRVLPGGQVAAAASAPRIDRPGRTFRYDNAGYHLLSAALGVVLGRPVADYAADALFGPLGIEDAVWPADPDGVSFGFAHLRLSAVSLGRLGELWRNGSMTDPAFAAAMVTPHSPAALPENMGYGLGIWVGGRELLASGWAGQHVLIRPDLTVVTTGDPRFDPGPPPRDALPPDWRPAIGLVRRYLPR, from the coding sequence AGGAGGCGTGCCGGCGGATCGGTGCGCACGTCCGGCGGGATTCCCGCTACGCGCACACCAGCCACCTACGGGTCCTGGCCGGCGGGGCGGTGGTCTGGGACGAGCACTTCGGCGGGCCGCGGGTGGCGGACGTCTTCTCGGTGACGAAGACGGTGGTCGCCACGGTCGCGGGCCTCGCGGCACGCGCCGGCCGGCTGCCCGACCTCGATTCCGCCGTGCGCGACGTGCTGCCCCCGGTCCCGGCCGGGCAGACCTGGCGCCACCTGCTGAGCATGACGCGCGGCGCGGCCACGACACCGCCCTGGGACGAGGACACCATCCGGGTGCTCCCCGGCGGGCAGGTCGCGGCCGCCGCGTCGGCGCCGCGGATCGACCGGCCGGGCCGGACCTTCCGGTACGACAACGCCGGCTACCACCTGCTGTCCGCCGCGCTCGGGGTCGTGCTGGGCCGGCCGGTCGCGGACTACGCGGCGGACGCGCTGTTCGGGCCGCTCGGGATCGAGGACGCGGTGTGGCCGGCGGACCCGGACGGCGTCAGTTTCGGATTCGCGCACCTGCGGCTGTCGGCGGTGTCGCTCGGGCGGCTCGGCGAGCTGTGGCGGAACGGGTCCATGACGGACCCGGCGTTCGCGGCCGCGATGGTCACGCCGCACTCCCCGGCCGCGCTCCCGGAGAACATGGGCTACGGCCTCGGCATCTGGGTCGGCGGGCGCGAGCTGCTCGCGTCCGGGTGGGCCGGTCAGCACGTCCTGATCCGTCCGGACCTGACCGTGGTGACCACCGGCGACCCGCGCTTCGACCCGGGACCGCCGCCCCGCGACGCGCTCCCGCCGGACTGGCGGCCCGCGATCGGCCTGGTGCGCCGCTATCTGCCCCGGTGA